The following coding sequences are from one Triticum aestivum cultivar Chinese Spring chromosome 5A, IWGSC CS RefSeq v2.1, whole genome shotgun sequence window:
- the LOC123104980 gene encoding uncharacterized protein At2g29880 isoform X4 has protein sequence MSSRPSSPHTERRSSNLEDRPAGRTAADGRATRPHPGGGQEPPASWSIYRRPASHQAPAASICRKSLQFLQMDDQGRMIDFGIQGHEFSQRTTIPCPNIGHHQDNGLDDLEFTQGATGHQTNIGQDNGLDDLEFSQRIIGRRPNFGTLQRCDDLDFDQRSARQHEDSVSKSKKSLPRAKWSHQMKLYLIQQLKDFNVPGYRTQNAWSKEAWNKIVDNINKKFGLSLDVKKVKQKEQDLKKDFRTVKELAAESGFGWDRIGMKVVAPDAVWESFAERRNTDALIWRDKHFPYYDDLFALYEGRYAEGRNRRGMDYYADRDKEPSQTKFAESQGTNDYDGSPSPNINVADFPIEEEGEKDTSDFPQQQCPSRRSTQMNSQFVKTPEMCGARPTKRQKNSDFQEKYLKLKKEEIERFAAIEEKKLEDPYSISRCVTTLERLPGLQMADMVMAADIFKSKENRELFLSFSTDEPRLAWLKRQIGHI, from the exons ATGTCCagccgcccctcctctcctcacACAGAGCGGCGCAGCTCCAACCTTGAAGATCGACCGGCAGGGAGGACGGCGGCAGACGGCCGCGCGACGCGACCACATCCAGGCGGCGGGCAGGAACCACCGGCAAGCTGGAGCATCTACCGTCGACCAGCTAGCCACCAAGCCCCAGCGGCATCCATCTGCCGCAAGTCTCTTCAG TTTCTTCAGATGGATGATCAAGGCAGGATGATAGACTTTGGTATTCAAGGCCATGAGTTCAGTCAAAGGACTACAATACCTTGTCCAAATATTGGTCACCATCAGGACAATG GACTTGATGACCTGGAGTTTACTCAAGGAGCTACAGGACACCAAACAAATATTGGTCAGGACAATG GACTTGATGACTTGGAGTTCAGTCAAAGGATCATAGGACGCCGTCCTAATTTTGGTACGCTGCAGCGTTGTGATGACCTCGACTTTGACCAAAGGAGTGCAAGGCAGCATGAGGATAGTG TTTCAAAGTCCAAAAAGAGTCTTCCTAGAGCCAAGTGGAGTCACCAAATGAAGCTATATCTTATTCAACAGCTGAAAGATTTTAATGTCCCAGGTTATAGAACTCAGAATGCATGGAGTAAAGAGGCATGGAATAAGATTGTGGATAACATAAACAAAAAGTTTGGCTTGTCACTAGATGTTAAAAAAGTGAAACAAAAGGAACAGGATCTGAAGAAAGACTTCCGCACTGTGAAAGAGTTGGCAGCTGAGAGTGGCTTTGGTTGGGACCGTATCGGAATGAAAGTTGTTGCCCCAGATGCCGTTTGGGAATCATTTGCGGAGCGTCGTAACACGGATGCACTCATATGGAGAGACAAACACTTTCCATATTATGATGATTTATTTGCATTGTATGAAG GACGGTATGCTGAAGGAAGGAATAGGCGTGGCATGGACTATTATGCAGATAGGGATAAAGAACCATCACAAACCAAATTTGCAGAATCACAAGGGACCAATGATTATGATGGATCACCCTCACCTAATATAAATGTTGCTGATtttcccattgaagaagaaggtgAGAAAGACACTTCTGATTTTCCCCAGCAGCAATGCCCATCAAGGCGCTCCACACAAATGAATTCTCAGTTTGTGAAAACACCGGAAATGTGTGGAGCAAGACCCACAAAGAGGCAGAAAAATAGTGATTTTCAAGAGAAGTACTTGAAGCTCAAGAAAGAAGAAATTGAACGGTTTGCAGCTATTGAGGAGAAGAAGCTTGAGGATCCCTATAGCATCAGTAGGTGTGTCACAACACTTGAACGTCTACCTGGTCTACAAATGGCTGATATGGTGATGGCTGCTGATATCTTCAAAAGCAAGGAGAATAGAGAGCTTTTCCTATCGTTTTCTACGGATGAACCAAGGTTAGCCTGGCTCAAAAGGCAGATTGGGCATATCTAA
- the LOC123104982 gene encoding putative nuclease HARBI1 isoform X2: MDPSYYRRSQMEDEFMLFVFPTMEEGREKKPMHTSSLTGAAYVQEILNGHESLCRRHFRMEAYIFHALVEKLRENEILEDSTIVSLEEKVAIFLYAVAKNASNETLQDRFQHSGQTISRHFGDVLEAITKLASIYIRPPSLRPHPVLRRSHFHPYFNDCIGAIDGTHIPVTISPHEQEPYQNRKQTITQNVMVACDFDLRFVHVHPGWEGSASDARVLQDALNHGFQVPHGKYYLVDAGYANTPQFLAPYRGTRYHLQEQAQVRQRPRNRRELFNLRHAQLRNHIERIIGIVKKRFPVLKVATHYSPGKQVDISMACCVLHNFIRLHDGDVSWLNNDTPDIDPHLIVDVPTGDENYTSDVGAFNNTREAGNHLRDYIADKLWEDYIARRA, translated from the exons ATGGATCCAAGCTATTACAGGAGGTCACAGATGGAGGATGAATTCATGTTATTTGTCTTCCCTACcatggaagaaggaagggagaaaaAACCAATGCATACATCTAGTCTTACAGGAGCTGCTTATGTCCAGGAAATCTTAAATGGGCATGAAAGCTTATGCAGAAGGCATTTCAGAATGGAGGCTTACATCTTTCATGCTCTAGTTGAGAAGCTGCGTGAGAATGAAATACTTGAAGATTCTACAATAGTCTCCTTGGAAGAAAAGGTTGCCATATTTTTATATGCAGTTGCAAAAAATGCTAGTAATGAAACCTTGCAGGATAGGTTCCAGCACAGTGGGCAAACCATCAGTCGACACTTTGGAGATGTACTAGAGGCAATTACAAAGCTTGCAAGCATCTATATACGCCCACCTTCTCTTCGACCACATCCAGTCTTGAGGAGATCACATTTCCATCCCTACTTCAAT GATTGCATTGGTGCTATTGATGGTACACATATTCCAGTGACTATCTCACCACATGAACAAGAGCCATATCAAAACAGAAAGCAAACAATCACACAAAATGTTATGGTTGCATGTGACTTTGATTTGAGGTTTGTGCATGTGCATCCTGGCTGGGAAGGATCAGCCTCGGATGCAAGGGTTCTCCAAGATGCACTTAACCATGGATTTCAGGTACCTCATGGTAAATATTATCTTGTAGATGCGGGCTACGCAAACACACCACAGTTTCTTGCCCCATACCGTGGAACTAGATACCATTTGCAAGAACAAGCACAAGTACGTCAAAGGCCGCGGAATCGTAGAGAACTATTCAACCTTCGCCATGCACAATTACGGAATCATATAGAGAGAATTATTGGCATAGTGAAAAAGAGATTTCCAGTTCTGAAAGTTGCTACACACTATTCCCCCGGCAAACAAGTTGACATATCAATGGCATGTTGTGTCCTACATAATTTCATTCGGCTTCATGATGGAGATGTCTCATGGCTCAACAATGACACTCCAGATATTGACCCACATCTAATTGTGGACGTGCCCACGGGAGATGAAAACTACACTAGTGATGTTGGAGCATTCAATAACACAAGAGAAGCAGGAAACCACCTACGGGATTATATAGCAGATAAACTGTGGGAGGACTATATTGCAAGAAGAGCTTGA
- the LOC123104982 gene encoding putative nuclease HARBI1 isoform X1, with protein MVVNNNQDNINNRRSQMEDEFMLFVFPTMEEGREKKPMHTSSLTGAAYVQEILNGHESLCRRHFRMEAYIFHALVEKLRENEILEDSTIVSLEEKVAIFLYAVAKNASNETLQDRFQHSGQTISRHFGDVLEAITKLASIYIRPPSLRPHPVLRRSHFHPYFNDCIGAIDGTHIPVTISPHEQEPYQNRKQTITQNVMVACDFDLRFVHVHPGWEGSASDARVLQDALNHGFQVPHGKYYLVDAGYANTPQFLAPYRGTRYHLQEQAQVRQRPRNRRELFNLRHAQLRNHIERIIGIVKKRFPVLKVATHYSPGKQVDISMACCVLHNFIRLHDGDVSWLNNDTPDIDPHLIVDVPTGDENYTSDVGAFNNTREAGNHLRDYIADKLWEDYIARRA; from the exons ATGGTCGTCAACAACAACCAGGATAACATAAACAACAG GAGGTCACAGATGGAGGATGAATTCATGTTATTTGTCTTCCCTACcatggaagaaggaagggagaaaaAACCAATGCATACATCTAGTCTTACAGGAGCTGCTTATGTCCAGGAAATCTTAAATGGGCATGAAAGCTTATGCAGAAGGCATTTCAGAATGGAGGCTTACATCTTTCATGCTCTAGTTGAGAAGCTGCGTGAGAATGAAATACTTGAAGATTCTACAATAGTCTCCTTGGAAGAAAAGGTTGCCATATTTTTATATGCAGTTGCAAAAAATGCTAGTAATGAAACCTTGCAGGATAGGTTCCAGCACAGTGGGCAAACCATCAGTCGACACTTTGGAGATGTACTAGAGGCAATTACAAAGCTTGCAAGCATCTATATACGCCCACCTTCTCTTCGACCACATCCAGTCTTGAGGAGATCACATTTCCATCCCTACTTCAAT GATTGCATTGGTGCTATTGATGGTACACATATTCCAGTGACTATCTCACCACATGAACAAGAGCCATATCAAAACAGAAAGCAAACAATCACACAAAATGTTATGGTTGCATGTGACTTTGATTTGAGGTTTGTGCATGTGCATCCTGGCTGGGAAGGATCAGCCTCGGATGCAAGGGTTCTCCAAGATGCACTTAACCATGGATTTCAGGTACCTCATGGTAAATATTATCTTGTAGATGCGGGCTACGCAAACACACCACAGTTTCTTGCCCCATACCGTGGAACTAGATACCATTTGCAAGAACAAGCACAAGTACGTCAAAGGCCGCGGAATCGTAGAGAACTATTCAACCTTCGCCATGCACAATTACGGAATCATATAGAGAGAATTATTGGCATAGTGAAAAAGAGATTTCCAGTTCTGAAAGTTGCTACACACTATTCCCCCGGCAAACAAGTTGACATATCAATGGCATGTTGTGTCCTACATAATTTCATTCGGCTTCATGATGGAGATGTCTCATGGCTCAACAATGACACTCCAGATATTGACCCACATCTAATTGTGGACGTGCCCACGGGAGATGAAAACTACACTAGTGATGTTGGAGCATTCAATAACACAAGAGAAGCAGGAAACCACCTACGGGATTATATAGCAGATAAACTGTGGGAGGACTATATTGCAAGAAGAGCTTGA
- the LOC543008 gene encoding auxin-responsive protein IAA13, giving the protein MAGADVDVGTELRLGLPGGGAEAAKAGKRGYEDTIDLKLTLPTGGMQEDSAGKPEPAADKAKRPAEAAAADPEKPPAPKAQAVGWPPVRSYRRNAMTVQSVKIKKEEETEKQQPAAAAAAGANGSNFVKVSMDGAPYLRKVDLKMYNTYKDLSIALQKMFSTFTATGNEGKMVEAVNGSDVVTTYEDKDGDWMLVGDVPWEMFVASCKRLRIMKGSEAIGLAPRAKDKYKNKS; this is encoded by the exons ATGGCTGGCGCCGACGTCGacgtcgggacggagctcaggctCGGGCTGCCCGGGGGCGGCGCCGAGGCGGCCAAGGCCGGGAAGAGGGGCTATGAGGACACCATTGACTTGAAGCTCACGCTGCCCACCGGCGGCATGCAGGAAGACTCTGCCGGCAAGCCGGagccagccgccgacaaggccaaGAGGCCCGCTGAGGCCGCGGCCGCCGACCCCGAGAAGCCACCTGCTCCCAA GGCACAGGCCGTGGGTTGGCCACCAGTCCGGTCGTACCGCAGGAACGCCATGACCGTCCAGTCGgtgaagatcaagaaggaggaggagaccgagaagcagcagcctgctgctgccgctgctgctggtGCCAACGGCTCCAACTTTGTCAAGGTGAGCATGGACGGCGCGCCCTACCTGCGCAAGGTGGATCTCAAGATGTACAACACCTACAAGGACCTCTCCATTGCTCTGCAGAAGATGTTCAGCACCTTCACCGCAACTG GGAATGAGGGGAAGATGGTTGAGGCAGTGAACGGTTCAGATGTTGTTACTACTTACGAAGACAAGGATGGAGACTGGATGCTTGTTGGAGACGTCCCATGGGA GATGTTTGTTGCTTCATGCAAACGCTTGAGGATCATGAAGGGGTCCGAAGCCATCGGTCTTG CACCAAGGGCCAAGGACAAGTACAAGAACAAGAGCTAA
- the LOC123104980 gene encoding uncharacterized protein At2g29880 isoform X1, with product MSSRPSSPHTERRSSNLEDRPAGRTAADGRATRPHPGGGQEPPASWSIYRRPASHQAPAASICRKSLQFLQMDDQGRMIDFGIQGHEFSQRTTIPCPNIGHHQDNGLDDLEFTQGATGHQTNIGQDNGLDDLEFSQRIIGRRPNFGTLQRCDDLDFDQRSARQHEDSALCFAVSKSKKSLPRAKWSHQMKLYLIQQLKDFNVPGYRTQNAWSKEAWNKIVDNINKKFGLSLDVKKVKQKEQDLKKDFRTVKELAAESGFGWDRIGMKVVAPDAVWESFAERRNTDALIWRDKHFPYYDDLFALYEGRYAEGRNRRGMDYYADRDKEPSQTKFAESQGTNDYDGSPSPNINVADFPIEEEGEKDTSDFPQQQCPSRRSTQMNSQFVKTPEMCGARPTKRQKNSDFQEKYLKLKKEEIERFAAIEEKKLEDPYSISRCVTTLERLPGLQMADMVMAADIFKSKENRELFLSFSTDEPRLAWLKRQIGHI from the exons ATGTCCagccgcccctcctctcctcacACAGAGCGGCGCAGCTCCAACCTTGAAGATCGACCGGCAGGGAGGACGGCGGCAGACGGCCGCGCGACGCGACCACATCCAGGCGGCGGGCAGGAACCACCGGCAAGCTGGAGCATCTACCGTCGACCAGCTAGCCACCAAGCCCCAGCGGCATCCATCTGCCGCAAGTCTCTTCAG TTTCTTCAGATGGATGATCAAGGCAGGATGATAGACTTTGGTATTCAAGGCCATGAGTTCAGTCAAAGGACTACAATACCTTGTCCAAATATTGGTCACCATCAGGACAATG GACTTGATGACCTGGAGTTTACTCAAGGAGCTACAGGACACCAAACAAATATTGGTCAGGACAATG GACTTGATGACTTGGAGTTCAGTCAAAGGATCATAGGACGCCGTCCTAATTTTGGTACGCTGCAGCGTTGTGATGACCTCGACTTTGACCAAAGGAGTGCAAGGCAGCATGAGGATAGTG CTCTTTGCTTTGCAGTTTCAAAGTCCAAAAAGAGTCTTCCTAGAGCCAAGTGGAGTCACCAAATGAAGCTATATCTTATTCAACAGCTGAAAGATTTTAATGTCCCAGGTTATAGAACTCAGAATGCATGGAGTAAAGAGGCATGGAATAAGATTGTGGATAACATAAACAAAAAGTTTGGCTTGTCACTAGATGTTAAAAAAGTGAAACAAAAGGAACAGGATCTGAAGAAAGACTTCCGCACTGTGAAAGAGTTGGCAGCTGAGAGTGGCTTTGGTTGGGACCGTATCGGAATGAAAGTTGTTGCCCCAGATGCCGTTTGGGAATCATTTGCGGAGCGTCGTAACACGGATGCACTCATATGGAGAGACAAACACTTTCCATATTATGATGATTTATTTGCATTGTATGAAG GACGGTATGCTGAAGGAAGGAATAGGCGTGGCATGGACTATTATGCAGATAGGGATAAAGAACCATCACAAACCAAATTTGCAGAATCACAAGGGACCAATGATTATGATGGATCACCCTCACCTAATATAAATGTTGCTGATtttcccattgaagaagaaggtgAGAAAGACACTTCTGATTTTCCCCAGCAGCAATGCCCATCAAGGCGCTCCACACAAATGAATTCTCAGTTTGTGAAAACACCGGAAATGTGTGGAGCAAGACCCACAAAGAGGCAGAAAAATAGTGATTTTCAAGAGAAGTACTTGAAGCTCAAGAAAGAAGAAATTGAACGGTTTGCAGCTATTGAGGAGAAGAAGCTTGAGGATCCCTATAGCATCAGTAGGTGTGTCACAACACTTGAACGTCTACCTGGTCTACAAATGGCTGATATGGTGATGGCTGCTGATATCTTCAAAAGCAAGGAGAATAGAGAGCTTTTCCTATCGTTTTCTACGGATGAACCAAGGTTAGCCTGGCTCAAAAGGCAGATTGGGCATATCTAA
- the LOC123104980 gene encoding uncharacterized protein At2g29880 isoform X2, with the protein MSSRPSSPHTERRSSNLEDRPAGRTAADGRATRPHPGGGQEPPASWSIYRRPASHQAPAASICRKSLQMDDQGRMIDFGIQGHEFSQRTTIPCPNIGHHQDNGLDDLEFTQGATGHQTNIGQDNGLDDLEFSQRIIGRRPNFGTLQRCDDLDFDQRSARQHEDSALCFAVSKSKKSLPRAKWSHQMKLYLIQQLKDFNVPGYRTQNAWSKEAWNKIVDNINKKFGLSLDVKKVKQKEQDLKKDFRTVKELAAESGFGWDRIGMKVVAPDAVWESFAERRNTDALIWRDKHFPYYDDLFALYEGRYAEGRNRRGMDYYADRDKEPSQTKFAESQGTNDYDGSPSPNINVADFPIEEEGEKDTSDFPQQQCPSRRSTQMNSQFVKTPEMCGARPTKRQKNSDFQEKYLKLKKEEIERFAAIEEKKLEDPYSISRCVTTLERLPGLQMADMVMAADIFKSKENRELFLSFSTDEPRLAWLKRQIGHI; encoded by the exons ATGTCCagccgcccctcctctcctcacACAGAGCGGCGCAGCTCCAACCTTGAAGATCGACCGGCAGGGAGGACGGCGGCAGACGGCCGCGCGACGCGACCACATCCAGGCGGCGGGCAGGAACCACCGGCAAGCTGGAGCATCTACCGTCGACCAGCTAGCCACCAAGCCCCAGCGGCATCCATCTGCCGCAAGTCTCTTCAG ATGGATGATCAAGGCAGGATGATAGACTTTGGTATTCAAGGCCATGAGTTCAGTCAAAGGACTACAATACCTTGTCCAAATATTGGTCACCATCAGGACAATG GACTTGATGACCTGGAGTTTACTCAAGGAGCTACAGGACACCAAACAAATATTGGTCAGGACAATG GACTTGATGACTTGGAGTTCAGTCAAAGGATCATAGGACGCCGTCCTAATTTTGGTACGCTGCAGCGTTGTGATGACCTCGACTTTGACCAAAGGAGTGCAAGGCAGCATGAGGATAGTG CTCTTTGCTTTGCAGTTTCAAAGTCCAAAAAGAGTCTTCCTAGAGCCAAGTGGAGTCACCAAATGAAGCTATATCTTATTCAACAGCTGAAAGATTTTAATGTCCCAGGTTATAGAACTCAGAATGCATGGAGTAAAGAGGCATGGAATAAGATTGTGGATAACATAAACAAAAAGTTTGGCTTGTCACTAGATGTTAAAAAAGTGAAACAAAAGGAACAGGATCTGAAGAAAGACTTCCGCACTGTGAAAGAGTTGGCAGCTGAGAGTGGCTTTGGTTGGGACCGTATCGGAATGAAAGTTGTTGCCCCAGATGCCGTTTGGGAATCATTTGCGGAGCGTCGTAACACGGATGCACTCATATGGAGAGACAAACACTTTCCATATTATGATGATTTATTTGCATTGTATGAAG GACGGTATGCTGAAGGAAGGAATAGGCGTGGCATGGACTATTATGCAGATAGGGATAAAGAACCATCACAAACCAAATTTGCAGAATCACAAGGGACCAATGATTATGATGGATCACCCTCACCTAATATAAATGTTGCTGATtttcccattgaagaagaaggtgAGAAAGACACTTCTGATTTTCCCCAGCAGCAATGCCCATCAAGGCGCTCCACACAAATGAATTCTCAGTTTGTGAAAACACCGGAAATGTGTGGAGCAAGACCCACAAAGAGGCAGAAAAATAGTGATTTTCAAGAGAAGTACTTGAAGCTCAAGAAAGAAGAAATTGAACGGTTTGCAGCTATTGAGGAGAAGAAGCTTGAGGATCCCTATAGCATCAGTAGGTGTGTCACAACACTTGAACGTCTACCTGGTCTACAAATGGCTGATATGGTGATGGCTGCTGATATCTTCAAAAGCAAGGAGAATAGAGAGCTTTTCCTATCGTTTTCTACGGATGAACCAAGGTTAGCCTGGCTCAAAAGGCAGATTGGGCATATCTAA
- the LOC123104980 gene encoding uncharacterized protein At2g29880 isoform X5, translating to MSSRPSSPHTERRSSNLEDRPAGRTAADGRATRPHPGGGQEPPASWSIYRRPASHQAPAASICRKSLQFLQMDDQGRMIDFGIQGHEFSQRTTIPCPNIGHHQDNGLDDLEFTQGATGHQTNIGLDDLEFSQRIIGRRPNFGTLQRCDDLDFDQRSARQHEDSVSKSKKSLPRAKWSHQMKLYLIQQLKDFNVPGYRTQNAWSKEAWNKIVDNINKKFGLSLDVKKVKQKEQDLKKDFRTVKELAAESGFGWDRIGMKVVAPDAVWESFAERRNTDALIWRDKHFPYYDDLFALYEGRYAEGRNRRGMDYYADRDKEPSQTKFAESQGTNDYDGSPSPNINVADFPIEEEGEKDTSDFPQQQCPSRRSTQMNSQFVKTPEMCGARPTKRQKNSDFQEKYLKLKKEEIERFAAIEEKKLEDPYSISRCVTTLERLPGLQMADMVMAADIFKSKENRELFLSFSTDEPRLAWLKRQIGHI from the exons ATGTCCagccgcccctcctctcctcacACAGAGCGGCGCAGCTCCAACCTTGAAGATCGACCGGCAGGGAGGACGGCGGCAGACGGCCGCGCGACGCGACCACATCCAGGCGGCGGGCAGGAACCACCGGCAAGCTGGAGCATCTACCGTCGACCAGCTAGCCACCAAGCCCCAGCGGCATCCATCTGCCGCAAGTCTCTTCAG TTTCTTCAGATGGATGATCAAGGCAGGATGATAGACTTTGGTATTCAAGGCCATGAGTTCAGTCAAAGGACTACAATACCTTGTCCAAATATTGGTCACCATCAGGACAATG GACTTGATGACCTGGAGTTTACTCAAGGAGCTACAGGACACCAAACAAATATTG GACTTGATGACTTGGAGTTCAGTCAAAGGATCATAGGACGCCGTCCTAATTTTGGTACGCTGCAGCGTTGTGATGACCTCGACTTTGACCAAAGGAGTGCAAGGCAGCATGAGGATAGTG TTTCAAAGTCCAAAAAGAGTCTTCCTAGAGCCAAGTGGAGTCACCAAATGAAGCTATATCTTATTCAACAGCTGAAAGATTTTAATGTCCCAGGTTATAGAACTCAGAATGCATGGAGTAAAGAGGCATGGAATAAGATTGTGGATAACATAAACAAAAAGTTTGGCTTGTCACTAGATGTTAAAAAAGTGAAACAAAAGGAACAGGATCTGAAGAAAGACTTCCGCACTGTGAAAGAGTTGGCAGCTGAGAGTGGCTTTGGTTGGGACCGTATCGGAATGAAAGTTGTTGCCCCAGATGCCGTTTGGGAATCATTTGCGGAGCGTCGTAACACGGATGCACTCATATGGAGAGACAAACACTTTCCATATTATGATGATTTATTTGCATTGTATGAAG GACGGTATGCTGAAGGAAGGAATAGGCGTGGCATGGACTATTATGCAGATAGGGATAAAGAACCATCACAAACCAAATTTGCAGAATCACAAGGGACCAATGATTATGATGGATCACCCTCACCTAATATAAATGTTGCTGATtttcccattgaagaagaaggtgAGAAAGACACTTCTGATTTTCCCCAGCAGCAATGCCCATCAAGGCGCTCCACACAAATGAATTCTCAGTTTGTGAAAACACCGGAAATGTGTGGAGCAAGACCCACAAAGAGGCAGAAAAATAGTGATTTTCAAGAGAAGTACTTGAAGCTCAAGAAAGAAGAAATTGAACGGTTTGCAGCTATTGAGGAGAAGAAGCTTGAGGATCCCTATAGCATCAGTAGGTGTGTCACAACACTTGAACGTCTACCTGGTCTACAAATGGCTGATATGGTGATGGCTGCTGATATCTTCAAAAGCAAGGAGAATAGAGAGCTTTTCCTATCGTTTTCTACGGATGAACCAAGGTTAGCCTGGCTCAAAAGGCAGATTGGGCATATCTAA
- the LOC123104980 gene encoding uncharacterized protein At2g29880 isoform X3, with the protein MSSRPSSPHTERRSSNLEDRPAGRTAADGRATRPHPGGGQEPPASWSIYRRPASHQAPAASICRKSLQFLQMDDQGRMIDFGIQGHEFSQRTTIPCPNIGHHQDNGLDDLEFTQGATGHQTNIGLDDLEFSQRIIGRRPNFGTLQRCDDLDFDQRSARQHEDSALCFAVSKSKKSLPRAKWSHQMKLYLIQQLKDFNVPGYRTQNAWSKEAWNKIVDNINKKFGLSLDVKKVKQKEQDLKKDFRTVKELAAESGFGWDRIGMKVVAPDAVWESFAERRNTDALIWRDKHFPYYDDLFALYEGRYAEGRNRRGMDYYADRDKEPSQTKFAESQGTNDYDGSPSPNINVADFPIEEEGEKDTSDFPQQQCPSRRSTQMNSQFVKTPEMCGARPTKRQKNSDFQEKYLKLKKEEIERFAAIEEKKLEDPYSISRCVTTLERLPGLQMADMVMAADIFKSKENRELFLSFSTDEPRLAWLKRQIGHI; encoded by the exons ATGTCCagccgcccctcctctcctcacACAGAGCGGCGCAGCTCCAACCTTGAAGATCGACCGGCAGGGAGGACGGCGGCAGACGGCCGCGCGACGCGACCACATCCAGGCGGCGGGCAGGAACCACCGGCAAGCTGGAGCATCTACCGTCGACCAGCTAGCCACCAAGCCCCAGCGGCATCCATCTGCCGCAAGTCTCTTCAG TTTCTTCAGATGGATGATCAAGGCAGGATGATAGACTTTGGTATTCAAGGCCATGAGTTCAGTCAAAGGACTACAATACCTTGTCCAAATATTGGTCACCATCAGGACAATG GACTTGATGACCTGGAGTTTACTCAAGGAGCTACAGGACACCAAACAAATATTG GACTTGATGACTTGGAGTTCAGTCAAAGGATCATAGGACGCCGTCCTAATTTTGGTACGCTGCAGCGTTGTGATGACCTCGACTTTGACCAAAGGAGTGCAAGGCAGCATGAGGATAGTG CTCTTTGCTTTGCAGTTTCAAAGTCCAAAAAGAGTCTTCCTAGAGCCAAGTGGAGTCACCAAATGAAGCTATATCTTATTCAACAGCTGAAAGATTTTAATGTCCCAGGTTATAGAACTCAGAATGCATGGAGTAAAGAGGCATGGAATAAGATTGTGGATAACATAAACAAAAAGTTTGGCTTGTCACTAGATGTTAAAAAAGTGAAACAAAAGGAACAGGATCTGAAGAAAGACTTCCGCACTGTGAAAGAGTTGGCAGCTGAGAGTGGCTTTGGTTGGGACCGTATCGGAATGAAAGTTGTTGCCCCAGATGCCGTTTGGGAATCATTTGCGGAGCGTCGTAACACGGATGCACTCATATGGAGAGACAAACACTTTCCATATTATGATGATTTATTTGCATTGTATGAAG GACGGTATGCTGAAGGAAGGAATAGGCGTGGCATGGACTATTATGCAGATAGGGATAAAGAACCATCACAAACCAAATTTGCAGAATCACAAGGGACCAATGATTATGATGGATCACCCTCACCTAATATAAATGTTGCTGATtttcccattgaagaagaaggtgAGAAAGACACTTCTGATTTTCCCCAGCAGCAATGCCCATCAAGGCGCTCCACACAAATGAATTCTCAGTTTGTGAAAACACCGGAAATGTGTGGAGCAAGACCCACAAAGAGGCAGAAAAATAGTGATTTTCAAGAGAAGTACTTGAAGCTCAAGAAAGAAGAAATTGAACGGTTTGCAGCTATTGAGGAGAAGAAGCTTGAGGATCCCTATAGCATCAGTAGGTGTGTCACAACACTTGAACGTCTACCTGGTCTACAAATGGCTGATATGGTGATGGCTGCTGATATCTTCAAAAGCAAGGAGAATAGAGAGCTTTTCCTATCGTTTTCTACGGATGAACCAAGGTTAGCCTGGCTCAAAAGGCAGATTGGGCATATCTAA